In Hippocampus zosterae strain Florida chromosome 3, ASM2543408v3, whole genome shotgun sequence, a genomic segment contains:
- the lingo1a gene encoding leucine-rich repeat and immunoglobulin-like domain-containing nogo receptor-interacting protein 1, whose translation MAAREATRHSFLATCWQPILILMLGTVLSGSTTGCPSRCECNVAERSVLCHRKKLMTVPEGIAAETRLLDLSKNRIRTINPDEFANFANLEHLELSENTISTIEPGAFNNLFGLRTLGLRSNKLKLIQLGVFTGLSNLTQLDISENKIVILLDYMFQDLYNLRSLEVGDNDLVFISHRAFHGLSSLEHLSLEKCNLSSVPTEAFTHLHSLITLRLRHLNINAVRDYSFKRLFRLKVLEIANWPYLDTMTPNCLYGLNLTSLTVANANLTTIPYVALRHLVYLRFLNLSYNPIHTIDGNKLHDLLRLQEFHLVGGRLAVIEPYSFRGLNYLKILNVSGNSLTTLEESAFHSVGNLETLALYDNPLACDCRMLWVFRRRWRLNFNRQQPTCASPEFVQGKEFKDFPDVLQPNYFTCRKSRIRDRKPQRQFVDEGAIVHFACEADGDPVPAIMWLSPQKKFITTKTIGRISVLPDGTLEVRYAQIQDNGTYVCIASNAGGNDTSLAHLHIHSYSPDWPFQPNKTFAFISNQPAETGANDTRANVPFPFDIKTLIIATTMGFISFLGVVLFCLVLLFLWSRGKGNTKHNIEIEYVPRKSDAGMSSSAADAPRKFNMKMI comes from the coding sequence ATGGCGGCTCGGGAAGCGACCAGGCACAGCTTCCTGGCAACGTGCTGGCAGCCCATTCTGATCCTGATGCTGGGCACCGTGCTGTCCGGCTCCACCACCGGCTGCCCATCCCGCTGCGAGTGCAACGTCGCGGAGCGCTCCGTGCTGTGCCACCGCAAGAAGCTCATGACGGTTCCCGAGGGAATCGCCGCGGAAACTCGGCTGCTGGATCTCAGCAAGAACCGCATAAGAACCATCAACCCCGACGAGTTTGCCAACTTTGCCAACCTGGAGCACCTGGAACTGAGCGAGAACACCATCTCCACCATCGAACCCGGCGCGTTCAACAACCTTTTCGGCTTGCGGACACTCGGGCTCCGTAGCAACAAGCTAAAGCTGATCCAGCTCGGGGTCTTCACGGGCCTGAGCAATCTCACTCAGCTGGACATCAGCGAGAACAAGATCGTCATTCTGCTGGACTATATGTTCCAGGATTTGTACAACCTACGCTCTTTGGAGGTGGGCGACAACGACCTGGTTTTCATCTCCCACCGGGCTTTTCACGGACTGAGTAGCCTGGAGCACTTGAGTCTGGAGAAGTGCAACCTGTCCTCTGTGCCAACAGAGGCCTTCACCCACCTGCACAGTCTGATCACGCTCAGGCTGCGGCACCTCAACATCAATGCGGTACGGGATTATTCCTTTAAACGTCTCTTTCGGCTCAAAGTGCTGGAGATCGCCAATTGGCCGTATTTGGATACAATGACCCCAAATTGCTTGTATGGATTAAACCTGACCTCTCTGACCGTCGCAAACGCCAACCTGACCACCATTCCTTACGTTGCCCTCCGGCACTTGGTCTACCTGCGCTTTCTCAATCTTTCCTACAACCCGATCCATACCATTGACGGGAATAAGCTCCACGATCTGCTGCGCCTTCAGGAGTTCCACCTCGTGGGGGGGCGACTCGCCGTGATTGAGCCCTACTCTTTCCGCGGTCTCAACTACCTGAAGATTCTCAACGTTTCGGGGAACTCCCTGACCACTTTGGAGGAATCCGCGTTCCATTCGGTGGGCAACTTGGAGACCCTGGCCTTGTACGACAACCCCCTGGCCTGCGACTGTCGCATGTTGTGGGTTTTCCGACGGCGCTGGCGACTCAACTTCAACCGGCAGCAGCCCACCTGCGCCTCCCCCGAATTTGTCCAAGGCAAAGAGTTCAAGGACTTCCCGGACGTCCTGCAGCCCAACTACTTCACCTGCCGCAAGTCCAGGATCAGGGACCGCAAGCCGCAGCGACAGTTTGTCGACGAGGGCGCTATCGTTCACTTCGCTTGCGAGGCGGACGGCGACCCGGTCCCGGCGATCATGTGGCTGTCCCCGCAGAAGAAGTTCATCACCACCAAAACAATCGGAAGGATCTCCGTGTTGCCGGACGGTACGCTCGAGGTGCGCTACGCTCAGATTCAGGACAACGGAACGTACGTCTGTATCGCTAGCAACGCGGGCGGCAATGACACGTCCCTGGCTCACCTGCACATTCACAGCTATTCGCCCGATTGGCCCTTCCAGCCCAACAAGACTTTTGCTTTCATCTCCAACCAGCCCGCAGAAACGGGCGCCAACGACACGCGAGCCAACGTCCCTTTCCCGTTCGACATAAAGACCTTGATCATCGCGACCACCATGGGCTTCATTTCCTTTCTGGGAGTGGTCTTGTTCTGCCTGGTGCTGCTCTTCCTCTGGAGCAGAGGCAAAGGCAACACAAAGCACAACATCGAGATCGAGTATGTGCCGCGCAAGTCGGACGCTGGCATGAGCAGCAGCGCGGCGGATGCCCCTCGCAAGTTTAATATGAAAATGATTTAA